CCCTCCAGCCCCAAACTGAAATCTATGGAGACCGGCGTGTTCAGGGGAATGCCAGCAACAAACGGCGTGGTCAGGGTCCCGCCCACGATGTCTGACGAGCCCGGGATGATCGTTTCTCCGCCGGATGAAAAGAAGAGGGTTCGCAGGCATGGATTGATACACACGTCGCCTCCACTGCCCATGGTCGTCGTGTACGAAAATTCCGTGTGCTCGATTTCGGCTGTGGCGATCCATCCCGTACCAGCGGAGCCGCCGAGATTCAGTTGGCCGGACACGAAGAGATTGAGTGCCACCGAGATCGGGTCTTGGGGCGCGTTCGGGTCGAGGCTGGTAAAGACGACCGTCGTAGAGAAGTGCGCGAAGCTAAAGGTTTCGCCTCCCAAAGACTCATTCAACACCAGGGATGCCCCGACGTGGCCTGGACCGGAGGCAGCGTTGGCATTGATGTTTCCTCCGAAGGGGCCGCAAACCATCCCCATAGCAACGGGTGCGCTCGAGTTGATGGTGCCTCCCGCAGGGTTACAGGGCCCCACATTGAAGCCGTTCTCGAACA
This genomic stretch from Terriglobia bacterium harbors:
- a CDS encoding PEP-CTERM sorting domain-containing protein; translation: MGMVCGPFGGNINANAASGPGHVGASLVLNESLGGETFSFAHFSTTVVFTSLDPNAPQDPISVALNLFVSGQLNLGGSAGTGWIATAEIEHTEFSYTTTMGSGGDVCINPCLRTLFFSSGGETIIPGSSDIVGGTLTTPFVAGIPLNTPVSIDFSLGLEGFANPGFVNDQFLNSLDFPTGMDVFTLPQGYTANAPDVYLENNHFVPPGAPVPEPSSMLLLGSGLAGVAGAIRRKLRA